From Flavobacterium lipolyticum, one genomic window encodes:
- a CDS encoding OmpA family protein, translating to MKIKKIAYTVFLSSVFFSGMAQKSGLDKADKNYNQYAYIDAIATYEKVAEKGYKEEKMLQRLGNAYYFNGELVRALKWYKALFGMNDQQEFEYYYRYAQTLKATGNYTKADKILELFNQKASTDKRGLLFEKNKNYLEQIKNNSGRFEIADAGINSRYSDYGSSFLDNKLVFASARDTGGVAKVKFKWTNKSFTNLYSAELNADGSVGIPKRFENKINSKFNESTPVFTKDGLTMYFTRNNFLNGTRGADDKKVTLLKLYKANYIEGKWTNIVELPFNSDQYSVAHPTLSVDEKKLYFASDMPGTFGQSDLYSVTINTDGSFGKPENLGAAINTEGRETFPFISGDNELYFASDGRPGLGGLDVYVSTIKKDLTFSEVQNVGAPINTKVDDFGFIIDSKSRTGFFSSNRDGGHGYDDVYRFSETRKLPCEEILSGIVIDAETNLVLENAKVNLLDNQLQIIGEVITRADGKYSFKVNCNKEYFVRAARQDYDTNELPKAIDKTSLTLPLKRTPQKVVEKTIEKLIVGDDLAKILHIKMIYFDLGKSIVRKEAAIELEKIRQVMIQNPSMKIDVRSHTDSRQTHAYNEKLSDRRAKATVAWLVKKGIAVDRITGKGYGETQLLNKCADGVKCTTEEHQANRRSEFIIVSM from the coding sequence ATGAAAATAAAAAAAATAGCATATACGGTCTTTCTGTCTTCCGTTTTTTTTAGTGGAATGGCACAAAAGTCAGGTTTAGACAAAGCTGATAAAAATTACAATCAGTATGCTTACATAGATGCAATTGCTACTTACGAAAAGGTAGCAGAAAAAGGATATAAAGAGGAAAAAATGCTCCAACGATTGGGTAACGCCTATTATTTTAATGGCGAGTTGGTGAGAGCATTAAAATGGTACAAAGCTCTTTTCGGAATGAATGATCAACAGGAATTTGAGTATTATTACCGATATGCTCAAACCTTAAAAGCAACAGGAAATTATACCAAAGCCGATAAAATATTAGAGCTTTTCAACCAAAAAGCAAGTACTGATAAAAGAGGATTGTTATTTGAAAAGAATAAAAATTATTTAGAGCAGATAAAAAACAATTCAGGGAGATTTGAAATAGCCGATGCCGGAATTAATTCAAGATACTCAGATTATGGAAGTTCTTTTTTAGATAATAAATTGGTATTTGCGTCTGCCAGAGACACGGGCGGAGTTGCCAAAGTAAAATTTAAATGGACCAATAAATCGTTTACAAATCTTTATTCGGCAGAATTAAACGCCGATGGTAGTGTAGGAATTCCGAAGCGATTTGAAAATAAGATCAATTCAAAATTTAATGAATCGACTCCCGTTTTTACAAAAGACGGATTAACGATGTACTTTACCAGAAACAATTTTCTAAACGGTACAAGAGGGGCAGACGACAAGAAAGTCACTTTATTGAAATTGTATAAGGCAAATTATATAGAAGGTAAATGGACGAATATCGTTGAATTGCCTTTTAACAGTGATCAATACAGTGTGGCACATCCGACATTAAGTGTAGATGAAAAAAAGTTATACTTTGCTTCAGACATGCCGGGTACTTTTGGACAATCAGATTTGTATAGTGTGACTATTAATACGGATGGCAGTTTTGGTAAACCTGAAAACCTGGGAGCTGCAATTAATACTGAAGGAAGAGAAACCTTTCCTTTTATATCAGGAGATAATGAATTGTATTTTGCCAGCGACGGACGTCCGGGATTAGGAGGGCTTGATGTGTATGTTTCGACTATTAAAAAAGATTTGACGTTTAGCGAAGTTCAGAATGTTGGAGCTCCTATAAATACAAAAGTGGATGATTTTGGTTTTATAATAGACAGTAAAAGCAGAACTGGTTTTTTCTCCTCCAATAGAGATGGAGGGCATGGTTACGATGACGTCTATCGTTTTTCGGAAACCAGAAAATTGCCTTGCGAGGAGATTTTATCAGGGATTGTTATAGATGCCGAAACAAATTTGGTACTGGAAAACGCTAAAGTAAATTTACTTGACAATCAGCTTCAGATAATAGGTGAGGTAATAACCAGAGCCGATGGGAAATATAGTTTTAAAGTTAATTGTAATAAGGAATACTTTGTTCGCGCGGCAAGACAAGATTATGATACTAATGAATTACCTAAAGCGATCGATAAAACAAGTTTGACATTGCCTTTGAAAAGAACACCTCAAAAAGTGGTCGAAAAAACGATTGAAAAATTGATTGTTGGTGATGATTTGGCGAAAATTTTACACATAAAAATGATTTACTTCGATTTGGGTAAATCTATTGTTCGAAAAGAGGCGGCCATTGAGTTAGAAAAAATCCGTCAGGTGATGATTCAAAATCCAAGCATGAAAATTGATGTTCGCTCGCACACAGATAGCAGACAAACACATGCGTACAATGAAAAACTATCCGACAGAAGGGCTAAAGCAACAGTGGCATGGCTTGTTAAAAAAGGAATAGCTGTTGATCGTATAACCGGAAAAGGATACGGAGAAACACAATTGCTGAATAAATGTGCTGATGGTGTAAAATGTACTACAGAAGAACATCAGGCAAATCGAAGAAGTGAGTTCATTATTGTTTCGATGTAA
- a CDS encoding PorP/SprF family type IX secretion system membrane protein, translating to MKKLVLVLLFCSTAGFAQQDAQFTQYMYNTININPAYAGSRGAMSIFGLYRTQWVGLDGAPETSSFSLNTPINNNVGLGVSLVNDKIGPTNENNLSADFSYSIQTSATAKLSFGIKGSANIFKLDPTKLNPEHQGDPQFQDFQNKFAPNIGAGVYWHTDKAYVGLSVPNFIQTTRFDDNDYSIYKDRINYYFIAGYVFNLNRYETIKFKPALMTKMVEGSPLQVDASANFMFNDKFVIGLAYRWSASFSALAGFQITDSMYVGYSYDRETTRLVNYNSGSHEIFLRFEFLKNYSRITSPRFF from the coding sequence ATGAAAAAATTAGTTTTAGTTTTATTGTTTTGTTCTACTGCAGGTTTTGCCCAGCAAGATGCGCAGTTTACACAATACATGTATAATACCATCAATATAAATCCTGCTTATGCCGGTTCCCGCGGAGCTATGAGCATTTTCGGATTGTATCGCACCCAGTGGGTCGGATTGGATGGAGCACCCGAAACCAGTAGTTTTTCGTTAAATACACCCATAAACAATAATGTAGGTTTAGGAGTATCGTTAGTCAATGATAAAATAGGCCCTACAAATGAAAACAATCTGTCAGCTGATTTCTCTTACTCCATACAAACATCAGCAACCGCGAAACTGTCTTTTGGTATTAAAGGTTCTGCCAATATATTTAAGCTGGATCCTACAAAGTTAAATCCCGAACATCAGGGAGATCCTCAGTTTCAGGATTTTCAGAATAAATTCGCTCCCAATATCGGAGCCGGAGTTTACTGGCATACGGATAAAGCTTATGTGGGATTATCCGTTCCTAATTTTATTCAAACTACCCGCTTTGACGATAACGATTATTCAATCTATAAAGACCGTATCAACTATTATTTCATAGCAGGTTATGTATTTAATCTAAATCGTTATGAAACGATAAAATTCAAGCCGGCTTTAATGACTAAAATGGTAGAAGGTTCACCATTACAAGTAGATGCATCGGCAAATTTTATGTTCAACGATAAATTTGTGATCGGACTAGCTTACAGATGGAGCGCCTCTTTTAGTGCTTTGGCAGGATTTCAGATAACCGATAGTATGTATGTAGGGTATTCCTACGATCGCGAAACCACCCGATTGGTAAACTACAACTCAGGGTCGCATGAGATATTTCTGCGTTTTGAATTCTTAAAAAATTACAGCCGAATAACTTCACCTAGATTCTTCTAA